AATGAATGACAGGGGACTGGAAAAATCACAGTAAGGCTTCTGCTGGCACACAGTGCTCGTGGATCTGTGCTGACACAGGGAGTGGTTTCACAGTGCAGCTTTAGATAAATTAGCCATTCACCCCTGACTAATACCAGCCACTAAAATGGCAGGAAATCACCATGGCAAACGAGCAGTGGATTTTTCCTGCTAGGTTAGGGGTTTGACTCAATTTACCATGTGATCAATTGCACAACTAAGAGCAAAATAAGCAATGAGAAGACAGCAAAGAGAGGAGATAATCCCTTATTTTGGCACTGATGAACACTTATTTCAGTGCAGCTACATTCACATTCAGTATTTGGGCTTCCTGACTGGTTTaagcagctcccacagctgccaCTTTCTAGCTGCTTATTCCTGTCCCTGTGTTGCCCTCTGTGCTGTGTCTAAATTGCCAGGGCAGCAAAACAGCTTGGCAAGCAAACATAGCTGGAAACAAAATGCCACCTTTCCCCAAGTGTTCATCCTGTAGGCAGATGTGCACAgaggagcagtgctggtgtAGGATGGGGACTAATTAACCTGTCCCCACTGCCAGGCTGTGGAACTGCTGTGCCATGTGCCATGCACCAAGTTGTCTGCTAGGAGTAGTTTGCAAGTGCAGGTGACTGTAGTTTAACTTCTGCTGAGGTTTTGCCTTGTATTTCCCATTGTCTAAGAGCAGCTGCTTCTGGTATTTTTAGGTACTTTGGTCTTCATTGTATATTTAGCTTTGACATCAGGATTTGGGTTCAGGTTGAGGGTcagaaggctctgcagagggatctggacaggctggatccatgggCTTAGGCCAATGGTGTGGGGCTCACCAAGGCCAGGTTttgggtcctgcccttggctcACACCaagcccctgcagctccaggctgggcagaggggctgggaagctgggaaaggccctgggggtgctggggacagtggctgGACAGgagccaggtgtgcccaggggggCAGGAGGCCAATGgcacctgggctgtgccagccatggggtggcagcagggccagagccgtgactgtcccctgtgctggcactgctggggccaCACCTCAGATCCTGGGGCACTGCTGGGAACCTCAGGACAAGAaagacatggaggggctggagcatgtccagagaatgGAATGGAgttggggaaggggctggagcaccaggaggggctgagggagctgggggagctcagcctagagaaaaggaggctcaggggggaccttctggctctgcacaactcctgacaggaggggggGATCGgactctgctcccagggaacaggggcaggacaagaggaagcAGCCTCAAGTTGTGTCAGGGGCTGTTTATATtagattaggaaaaaattatttgctgagAGTCATTAAGCATAGGAATAGGCTGCCCAGTGAAGTTGGTGGAGTCACCAAGCCTGGAAATGTGGATGTGGCACatgaggacatggtttagtggtgaacatggtggtgctgctgggctgactgttggacttgatgattttaagggtcttttccaacctttgATTCTATGAATTCAGTGAGTGGGATTCAGTCTGTgtaaaagaatattaaaaaaatacagtggaATAAACAAGCTGGCATTTAGTTAAAATTGCACAAATTCTCTAATGCAAATTCTAAATTGAAGTAACACAGTGTATGTGTGCCCATGATCTAGATAGCACTGATCTTGGTACAGTGTTAACCCACAGGCAGGGAAAATTAGAATACCAGTGAAGTACAGATTTTGAacattttaagatatttttgtttcctttatcCTGTCTTGGTACTGGAAAAATGTCTTCATCTAATAAAATAATTAGTTGAGCACTGTCAGTAGTCCTGCACTGTGTTGAGTATGCACATGAACATGTTAGTTCCACATAACTTCCATGTGTCTcccattgaaaaaaaaattaaatgtataaCATAAGTTCTGTGGATTTCTGAGTTACCATTCTCCTTGTGAGGATAAGAATGTAAGAACTGCAGTGATGTTCCTGTTAGACAAGTAAGCTGCAGAAACAGCCTAGTACAGGAATTTATTTAGTCTTAGCCTGAAAAGTAGCAAGGAAAGGCACTTCAAAATCACCTTACTGAGCAAAACTACTTTTTCTGCTTGCTGAGTATTGTGAGAGGCTAGAGACATGGGGTGTAAGTGGGCTTATGTAATCAAGCTTTTCCAGTGCTAACACCTCCATAAGCAAGTGCAGCACATGGGAGTGCCAGGGCAAATAAAGTGCCAATGACGGCCAGTGTTTTCGTGCCTGGATCCCATGGTTCTGCCCTGAGTATGGTTGGAAAACATGAGTGCCACCCACTGACATCACTGCTGGAAGGTGCATAAAGAGCAGGGAGGAATCTTTTTTCCAGACGGGGACCACTGTAGACATGGCTGCTGTGTTAGAGCTTTTTCCATTGATCTTTGCTGCTCCCTCTGTAAGCACAAATTGAGGTGTGTGTGCTTTTTTGTGCCTGTGCATGCATGGTGTGTCAATGTCAGTGTGTATTTCTAGTAAGCACCTGTATGAAGCCATTAGCAAGTTTTAAGATGGAGCTTGGACTTTTCATGACTTAGATTATACTGTGGTTACTGGCTATTGGTCCTGAAGTCTGTGTGTACCTGAGAACGAAGGAAGCCAGGACTGGTCCTGTGTATTTGTGtgtaagtgtgtgtgtgtgtgtgttagaGCTGAGGTGGGTTGTTTCAGTGTGCTTGCTTTCAGAGTGTACCTGAAAAGCTTGGTATTATTGCTGTGTTATTACTCCTTTGACTGGATTCCTGGTGTAGCCAACCTTGGAACCAGGTAAATCTGCTAGCACGTTaggaatgaaattaaataaaaaaaaggaaacagactTTTTGTGATACCTTAAAGCACAGATATATtccattttcctctctctgctgcCTCTATTGTGCAACTGGTAAAGAATAATTTCACTCATTAATTTTAAGCATGAGAACAAACTGTTAAACGTTTCATCACCAAATTCCATAAAATCAGTGCCCTATATTTGCCATTGAGGTTAATTGCCTAAAACTCATAGCTGACAACAAAGTAGGTGCTTACAGAATAAAAGTCACAATTCCTATAAAATGTTCTAGATGATACTGTTTGAGAAGCTGTTAAGTCTTAAATTTTGGCAATGTTTATAAGAAGCAGTGACTAAACAAGGTGCATGCTTGTACAGGCTGTGGATTTTCAGCTACAAATGCAGAAGAGTTGCAGATGTGCTTCAGAATACCTACAGACTTGGCAGTGCTCAGAAGCTTGTGGACCAAAGAGCCCTAATGATGACTCTTTTAGTAGGAGTTGTGGCAAGGACGGTAGTCAAGAATGACATTTTCTCTGCATGCTGCTGATCTGTTCACTTGTAATAGACCAGATAAAATGCTGAGCCATTCTGGCATCTAAAAATGTCTTAGCTAGGGGGGTATTAGATGTTCTTTAAATATCATTAGGTTCATTTCTATGGATTTTTTGTACATATGCCAGCCTTTAGGATGAGGGGTCCTCATTTGCTTGTGGAGCACTGTAGAACAAGCTTAACCCTAAATTCTCTCTGGTCATGCAGTGCATCATCCATAGGATGTGATAGTATGTCATTCTGTAAGCCTTCAAATCCCAGTGCTGCTTCATGCAGCCACTGATTGTAAGCGGTCAAAAGCTCCCTATTCACTTCACTTGTTGCTTCATCATTGTCCTTTCTCCtaataaattattctttatttctgtgcAGGAAGTGGGGATTGGAGGCCTGCTGGCTTGTAACTGAACATGGCAGGGGATGTGAAAAGATTCTCACGGATGCTGCTGGAGTGCAATAGCAATGACAAACTATGTAGTAAGTTTCACATGTTCCTTTAATAAGGTTTCACATGCTTGCAGGAAGGCCAGCTTCACTAAAAAAAGTGCCAAgccctttctccttctccactgcatcccaGCCCACACAGAAAGATTTGATGGAGCTTTCCCTGTGTTGtgtttcagggaagaaatgcttCAGGGATGAGGCCTCTGTGGCTGGATTAATCTCACATAATTTCAGCCATTTCAGAGAGTTTCTACTTTAAAGGAGGTGTACAGCAGTCATTAAAGATTCCCTGCAGCTTCCCAAAGGACcagttttgtgggattttgatTTCATGACTTTCTGCCCTCTGTGGGAACTGTAAAAATGGTCTTGGCCACCTCCAAATCTGGGGGCATGAGAAAGATAGTTACCTTCACAAGCCTTGCTAATTGCAATGTCTTCCAGTCAAATTCCAAAGGTGACCACACCTAGTTTCCTTTAAAATGCTCTGTGTAATTTTactggaaggagctggagctgtaATTGCATGTGATGACATAGCAAtatccagcccatcccatctccctgctgtcctgctgccagtgctgtttcTGTTTCACTGGTGGATGAGACTTCAAATGGCTACAATTCCTGGCCTCCATATTAAAGCATCTAAATAAGTGACCTTAGGTGTGGGAGTCTTAGTGATTTCATGCAGTTTAGATACTCAGCACCTTTGAAAAATAAGGTGGCAGCACTAACAGTGATCAGCTATTCCAGAGGATGGAAAACACACTTTTGGGGTTGAAAGTTACTGAAATGGATTGTTGCTACAAGCTTATACAGAACCAGTGTGCTGCTTACTCCTtggttttccattttctttctctgctgacaGTTGTGCGTGAATATCAAACAGAAGTGATTGTTGTCCCAGTTCTCCTGGTGGGAGGTTTTGTCATCGTGCTCACTGTGATCCTTTGGCTACACTGCCGTGGCCTGCGAGCAAAGCAGGAGCAATCAGCACCAGCTGGAACCCAAGgtaaaaaatgcttttcaacCAGAGGAAACAGTATTGCTTTCACAGCCAGAAGCCAGTTCCATTTCCCCATCACTTGAGCTGTTAGGCAAAACCATTTATGAGGATCCTGAGTGGTATTCAGCAATCCAGTCAACATCAGAAAAATTTGGAGCACTGATTTACTTCActttgaagcagcagcagtggaagcTGTAGTACAGATGGATCTGAGAAAATCTAAAGCATCATGCCATGTAGGCTGTTTAACATGCTGTGGTAACATCACAAGAGCTGTGTATTTCTGTAACAGCCCCTGGAGGCTGCTGCAAGGAGAGTTTTACTGGGAAAATTATGAATGATAGTAATTTTGATGTAGATTACACCTAGTTAATCCATTTTCTGTACTGCCAtttaagaaatttaatttcaagCTGCTGTCACCCTCTTCCTATGGAGACAACATGAAGTAGAACAGGGTGAGGGAGTACACGTGTGGCTGTGTGGAAATGAAAATAGAGTTCTGAACTAATTTTGGGTATGTAGAGGGAAACAGCTCTTGAGCCTATATTAAGAGAAATAACTGAGAACTggtaataaaagaaaatgttcattGCTTGAGCACATGGGAATGAAGTCCAAATGTGTCTTATCTATAAAGGTTATGTAGTTAAATATGGGAGAAATTTCTAGACTGGTTCTGTCTTTTCATCAAATAGAGTGGCAGAGAAATTCTTTGTCCTCTTCAAGGGGATTTCTGAAACACTGTGGAGCAAAAATTAAAGAACATGGAAGGACGAGCATTTCCATCTATTACAAGAGTTCATCTGCCTGCTTCTATGCATCATATGTATTTGCTTTTGTCAGTGATGAGAAAGAATCAGCAGGAACGCTGCTCAACAGAGAACCGCTACATCCAGCTGAGTGAGACATCTGTGGAGAGCCTGCTAAATTCTGCATCCTTGACTCTGAAAGAATTAGAGATACCACGAGAGAAACTCCTACCAGACACCTTGCAGCTGATAAAACTTGGTGCCTATGGGAGCACCTACAGAGCACAGTTGGAAACTGAGAGCTCTGGGAAGACTAAGACTGTGGTATTGAAAGCCTTGCCAGGTAAGGCCCGTGGTCAGGATCCACTTTGGTACAGTCTCTGTATGCCAGACatggtgctgggcagagcaTTGCCATCAGTACTGGGCAAGAACAAGCTATGTTCAGTATAGTAAGCCTGAGATGTTCTTGTAGGAATGTCTAGGTAGGATTAAAGGTTGCTGACCATATTGGTTTTAGCTGTCAACCTGTTCTTTGCTGCTTacatttgttgttgttttgtttttgttttctttttttctttcagaccCAGCTAGTCCCCAGAAAGTAAAGGATTTCTTGGGAAGGATTAAATTCCATCAAAATCTTGGCCATCATGAGAACCTGGTTGAATTGGTGGGATGTTGTGTAGACCAGCTCCCACTTTATATGATCATGGAAGACGTGTCTCTCGGTGACCTGCTGACATTTTTGTGGACATGTCGGAAGGTGAGTCAAAAGAAGTGATGACAGAATAGCTTCTTAAATTCCTTAGGTACAATATCTAGCcataagaaataattttttttttcatctctccATGCATCCCTCTACATCAATCAAAACTATTTCCATGCTCCACAGAAGTTCTACTCAGGTCCTACTTGGCAGACCATTGAAGGGCATTGCAGGCACTGGAATTAGAATGAATTCATACAGCCATCTGAATTTCTAAAGTTTTAAATGATGTCTCACTCCAAATTCTCTAAAGAAAGCAGAGCAGTTACAACACAGGGCAAGGTCATGGGATGATAACTAATTGGTAAAAGACAGGAAATAGGATATAAGAATGAAATGTTGGTACTTGCACTGAAGGGAGGTCAGCTATCTAGGACATGGTGCTGTTCATTCCATGTATTAATAACCTAAAAATGGGATGACAGTGACGTGAGGATATTTGCTGATGATTCCAGCCAATAAAGCCAAGGGCAGACCCAAAGGAATTGCAGAAGGATCTTCCAAGATTGAGAGACTTGTCAATAAAAAGAAGAGATGAAATTCAGCAtagttaaaaatgaaataatgcaCAGGAAGAAGTTTCATATATGTGAATGATGGCTTCATGTCTGCCCA
This portion of the Anomalospiza imberbis isolate Cuckoo-Finch-1a 21T00152 chromosome 5, ASM3175350v1, whole genome shotgun sequence genome encodes:
- the STYK1 gene encoding tyrosine-protein kinase STYK1, whose product is MAGDVKRFSRMLLECNSNDKLCIVREYQTEVIVVPVLLVGGFVIVLTVILWLHCRGLRAKQEQSAPAGTQVMRKNQQERCSTENRYIQLSETSVESLLNSASLTLKELEIPREKLLPDTLQLIKLGAYGSTYRAQLETESSGKTKTVVLKALPDPASPQKVKDFLGRIKFHQNLGHHENLVELVGCCVDQLPLYMIMEDVSLGDLLTFLWTCRKDVMAMDGVPYDLTERQVYEVGQQVAAALAYLEEKNLSHGDIAARNVLLHHNFTAKLCGLGLAYETHAHGASSVARKVPVKWQAPERLLSKPPTIKADIWSFGILLYEMITLGAPPYPEVPPSDILSYLQKQNIMKQPSSCQQAMYCIMKSCWQWNAAHRPSPAQLLCSLKTAVKTSNGHTVLQVPEPVVPELYADVAGVDVHSLVREYTIL